In the genome of Candidatus Falkowbacteria bacterium, the window TAGAACAAGCGGCGGCCAAGCAGCAGGCGGTCGAAGATTTTTTATTGGAGAATAAATTGATCGAACTGGAGAAACTGACCGAACTGAAAGCTGGCGCCTACGGGTTGCAGTATGAGAATCTTACGACCAAGAAAGTCATCGAATTTGCCCTTAACACCTTGCCGACCGAAGTCGCAGAGAATTATAAGATGATTTGTTTCGATCGTGAGGCCACCCATATCAAGGTCGGCGTAATCGACCCCGATAATTTCAAGGCGATCGAGGCCGTACAGTTTTTGGCCAAAGAACAGGGTTTGTTCGTCCAATTCTTCCTGGTTTCAAACAATAGCTTCAATCATGTCTTCCGTCAGTACCGCTCTTTGTCCAAGGAGATTTCAGTGGCCCTGAAGCTTAAGGAAGATGAGGATGAAGAGCGCAAAGAGCAGCAGAAAAAAGAAGAAGAGGAGATTGAAGAGATCATCGGCAGCGCGCCGGTGATCAAGATCGTCTCTGTCATCTTGCGCCATGCCGTGGAGGGCGGTGCTAGTGATATCCATATCGAGCCGATGCAGAAAGAGGCTCGTGTACGCTATCGTATCGACGGCATCCTGCGCACTTCCTTGGTGCTGCCCAGAAATATCCATGAAGCTATCGTTGCTCGCATCAAGGTGTTGTCCAATCTGAAGCTTGATGAGACTCGCGTCCCGCAGGACGGACGCATCCGCCAGGTCATAAACGGCAAAGAGGTTGACTTCCGTGTCTCAACCCTGCCTTTGGTCAGCGAGGAAAAAGTCGTGATGCGCGTTTTGGATGTGACCAAGGGCGCTCCGACCTTGGAAGACTTGGGCTTCAGCGGCAGGTCGCTAGCCACTATCAATGAAAACATCAAGAAGACTAACAAGATGTTCCTAGTAGTCGGTCCTACCGGTTCAGGCAAATCGACCACATTGTACTCAGTGCTTCATATGGTCAATAAGGAGGGGGTTAACATCTCGACGCTCGAAGACCCGGTCGAATATTTTATGCCAGGAGTCAATCAGTCTCAAGTGAGATCCGAAGTCGGTTTCACTTTTGCCAGCGGGTTGCGCGCTCTTTTGCGCCAGGACCCGAACATCATCATGGTCGGCGAAATCCGTGACAGCGAGACCGCCGAACTGGCCATCCATGCCAGCTTGACCGGTCACTTCGTGCTCTCGACGATGCATACCAACAGCGCTGTCGGCACCATTCCGAGATTGTTGGACATGAAAGTCGAGGCTTTCTTGTTAGGCTCGACATTAAGTACTGTCCTGGCTCAGCGTCTAGCCAGAAAAATCTGCCAAAACTGCAAGGTTGAAGATGCTATGCCCGACGACTTGATCGCTGAAGTCAGAGAAGAGTTCGAAAAAATACCCAAGCAGATCATCGCTGATGAATTCGGTGATGAAAAATTCGATAAGTTCACCTTTTTCAAAGGCAAAGGTTGCCCTCGCTGCGGCAATTCAGGATATGCTGGACGAGTCGCCGTTGCTGAGATAGTCGACGTCAATGATGACCTGAGACACAAGATAATCGAGCATGGCCATGCCATCAAGGATGATGACATCAGGGAAAGCCAAATTTTTATTTCAATGATGCAGGATGGCATCATCAAATCCCTGAAGGGCTTGACGACTATCCAGGAGGTAATGCGGGTAATGCGTGATTGATTCTGTTTAACCT includes:
- a CDS encoding type II/IV secretion system protein, which encodes MTKQEEILELLKKKKILTAEQVDKAIEQAAAKQQAVEDFLLENKLIELEKLTELKAGAYGLQYENLTTKKVIEFALNTLPTEVAENYKMICFDREATHIKVGVIDPDNFKAIEAVQFLAKEQGLFVQFFLVSNNSFNHVFRQYRSLSKEISVALKLKEDEDEERKEQQKKEEEEIEEIIGSAPVIKIVSVILRHAVEGGASDIHIEPMQKEARVRYRIDGILRTSLVLPRNIHEAIVARIKVLSNLKLDETRVPQDGRIRQVINGKEVDFRVSTLPLVSEEKVVMRVLDVTKGAPTLEDLGFSGRSLATINENIKKTNKMFLVVGPTGSGKSTTLYSVLHMVNKEGVNISTLEDPVEYFMPGVNQSQVRSEVGFTFASGLRALLRQDPNIIMVGEIRDSETAELAIHASLTGHFVLSTMHTNSAVGTIPRLLDMKVEAFLLGSTLSTVLAQRLARKICQNCKVEDAMPDDLIAEVREEFEKIPKQIIADEFGDEKFDKFTFFKGKGCPRCGNSGYAGRVAVAEIVDVNDDLRHKIIEHGHAIKDDDIRESQIFISMMQDGIIKSLKGLTTIQEVMRVMRD